A genomic region of Ensifer adhaerens contains the following coding sequences:
- a CDS encoding DUF2155 domain-containing protein, translating to MAGSDLRKAIGQGARRLGLSLLAALPLIASAEAVDAARLSNAVAVFSGIDKITGRITTFDVYIGETVQFGALQVTPRVCYSRDDTEAQKITTFVEVEEITLDRKIRRIFTGWMFADSPGLNAVEHPVYDVWLQSCKATSDLPPPDTAAKQ from the coding sequence ATGGCAGGTTCTGATCTGCGCAAGGCAATCGGCCAAGGAGCACGGCGTTTGGGCTTGTCCCTGCTTGCCGCCTTGCCGCTGATCGCATCTGCCGAAGCCGTTGACGCAGCGCGCCTTTCCAATGCCGTTGCCGTCTTCTCCGGTATCGACAAGATCACCGGACGCATCACCACCTTCGACGTCTATATTGGCGAAACGGTCCAGTTCGGCGCCCTCCAGGTGACGCCGCGCGTCTGCTACAGCCGCGACGATACCGAAGCGCAGAAGATCACGACCTTCGTCGAGGTCGAGGAGATCACGCTCGACCGCAAGATCCGCCGCATCTTCACCGGCTGGATGTTTGCCGACAGCCCCGGCCTGAACGCCGTCGAGCATCCGGTCTATGACGTCTGGCTGCAATCCTGCAAGGCGACCTCCGATCTGCCGCCGCCGGATACCGCAGCGAAACAATAG